The Sebastes umbrosus isolate fSebUmb1 chromosome 19, fSebUmb1.pri, whole genome shotgun sequence genome has a segment encoding these proteins:
- the LOC119478419 gene encoding protein FAM222A-like, with product MLACIQRQQNLSSQSLACTPKSLDVPPPPLLLSVPPLQPRSHKGEPASMISRYPSPAELDAFAQRTANSPLSIKIFPSDVRVPQHKQLNKTVNGLDTTGQRYGPNSHSYSGGYQGLLGIIKASVVVRGVVKNSEGRRTKHANTQTSVAPYNNPLNNGYTVRHGHKAYHISSCKPHDVPIEALCSSAGMASGDQSLAPQSELAEVQSLMRQMSRVPHSQALQLGGEARASPSLQAVAAVAHPDSDFVPGVPPQSSLAFTGAVLPTQSADIAKAGYLEKGDYTVWQHKHQIQLQQQQQQQQQQSYQQGAVRMYSVSNGAQRHRGAEARVGQSPETCLPLPCSSQLAYRPHPASVGAGQERVSSSSLNCAAMQGEYSVGPYFAPLWDGVMATPNSDCYTSQVLATGTCAARPRDLGLSHPHHHFHQNRHQHPHPHHHLQRHQPQLPPPPPPHTQAYSTDQNLCCGLPSSSMCHAAVLSSSLQSLECLISEIHPPCIKERMLGRGYEAMGMPQLLEHQQQSHIQLPVYR from the coding sequence GCGAGCCAGCCTCCATGATTTCTCGGTACCCTTCTCCTGCAGAGTTGGATGCTTTCGCCCAGAGGACCGCCAACAGCCCGCTGTCCATCAAAATCTTTCCGTCTGACGTCCGGGTGCCACAACATAAACAGCTTAACAAAACAGTCAACGGCTTAGACACCACAGGCCAACGCTATGGCCCCAATTCACACTCGTACTCAGGAGGCTACCAGGGTTTGTTGGGCATCATCAAAGCCTCCGTGGTGGTCAGAGGTGTGGTGAAAAACTCGGAGGGCAGGAGGACTAAACATGCAAACACCCAGACTTCTGTGGCGCCGTATAATAATCCTCTGAATAATGGCTACACAGTCAGACACGGGCACAAGGCCTATCATATAAGCTCATGTAAGCCCCATGATGTTCCCATCGAGGCACTTTGTTCCAGCGCAGGGATGGCCTCCGGAGATCAGAGCCTGGCCCCCCAGTCTGAGCTGGCTGAGGTTCAAAGCCTGATGAGGCAGATGAGCAGAGTCCCCCACAGCCAGGCCCTGCAGCTGGGGGGAGAGGCTCGAGCCAGCCCCTCTCTGCAGGCCGTGGCCGCGGTGGCACATCCAGACTCAGACTTTGTCCCGGGAGTGCCGCCCCAGAGCAGCCTCGCATTCACGGGAGCAGTGCTACCCACACAGAGTGCAGACATAGCCAAAGCTGGGTACTTGGAGAAAGGAGACTACACGGTGTGGCAGCATAAACATCAaattcagctgcagcagcagcagcagcagcagcagcagcagtcgtaTCAGCAGGGAGCAGTGAGGATGTACAGCGTGAGCAACGGCGCTCAGAGGCACAGAGGCGCAGAGGCCCGGGTTGGCCAGTCTCCTGAAACCTGCCTCCCTTTGCCGTGCTCTTCGCAGCTGGCGTATAGGCCGCATCCTGCCAGCGTGGGTGCCGGGCAGGAGCGAgtcagcagctcctctctgaaCTGCGCCGCCATGCAGGGGGAGTACTCTGTCGGACCGTACTTCGCTCCTCTCTGGGACGGCGTCATGGCCACCCCTAATAGCGACTGTTATACTTCTCAGGTGCTGGCAACGGGTACATGTGCAGCCAGGCCTAGAGACCTGGGGCTCTCCCATCCTCATCACCATTTCCACCAAAACCGCCATcaacacccccacccccaccaccacctacAGAGACACCAGCCacagctccctcctcctcctcctcctcacacccAGGCCTACAGCACAGACCAAAACCTCTGTTGTGGGCTGCCTAGTTCCAGCATGTGCCACGCTGCAGTActcagcagcagcctgcagtCTCTGGAGTGCCTCATCAGTGAGATCCACCCTCCCTGCATCAAAGAGCGCATGCTGGGCCGCGGGTACGAAGCCATGGGGATGCCTCAGCTACTGGAGCACCAGCAGCAAAGCCACATCCAGCTCCCCGTCTACAGATAA
- the LOC119478420 gene encoding glycolipid transfer protein-like — protein sequence MALLLDNQFKELPPDKAIDTKLFLETVAHIPSFFDCLGSNVFAIIKSDINGNIMKIKGVYVKDPAKYVTLQDIVEAEREAHPKEWPKVGATLALMWLKRGLRFIQILLQSLADGEKDENNPNLIRINVTKAYEQALKRYHGWVVQKIFHVALIAAPYKSNFLKALSKGEEVEEEDCLANVRQFLVNYTTTVDAIYDMYTTLNAELDYTV from the exons ATGGCTCTTTTACTGGATAACCAATTCAAAGAGCTGCCTCCAGACAAGGCGATAGACACAAAGTTATTCCTGGAGACTGTCGCTCACATTCCTTCATTTTTCG acTGCTTGGGATCAAATGTATTTGCAATCATCAAATCAGACATTAATGGCAATATAATG aaaattaAAGGGGTGTATGTGAAGGATCCTGCCAAGTACGTCACCCTGCAGGACATTGTGGAGGCGGAGCGAGAAGCCCATCCAAAAGAATGGCCAAAAGTTGGAGCAACATTAGCTCTGATGTGGCTGAAAAG GGGTCTCCGTTTCATACAAATCCTGCTGCAGAGTTTGGCAGATGGAGAAAAAGATGAGAACAACCCAAACCTGATTCGGATCAATGTCACCAAAGCCTACGAACAAGCGCTGAAGAGATACCACGGCTGGGTTGTTCAAAAGATTTTCCAC GTAGCGTTAATTGCAGCTCCCTACAAATCAAACTTCCTCAAGGCTCTGTCAAAAGGAGAAGAAGTGGAAGAGGAAGACTGTCTGGCAAATGTGCGTCAGTTCCTGGTGAATTACACCACCACTGTAGATGCCATCTACGACATGTACACAACTCTGAACGCGGAGCTGGACTACACTGTTTGA